The Mycolicibacterium cosmeticum sequence ACGTGCACGATGCCGGGGTCGGGTTTGGCCATGTCGACGTCTCGCGAGGACGTCACCATGGAGATCACGTCGTCACAATCCAGTACGCGCCGCAGCAGCATCAACTCGTCCTCGGGCGCCGACGTGACGAGCACGACATGCATGCCCAGGTCCGAAACCCGGTGCAGCAGATCGCGCGCACCGGGCAGCACCGTCAGCAACGAGGCCATCTCACGGTAGAACTGGCCGTGGTGATCCTTGAGCCGGTGCTGCATGGCCTCGTCGGCGCCCCGTGCCAGGGTGCGGATCAAGGTGTCGCCGTCCATGCCGATACAGCGGTGCACCCGCCAGGCGGACACGGGCTGATCCTCGACCTCGAAGGCACGCACCCACGCGTGCACGTGCACGTAATTGGAGTCCACGAGCGTGCCGTCGACGTCGAAGAGGACCGCAGGAACATCGGAAGAAGCCGGCCGCATCGTCTACTCCTCTTGTCACGTCGAAGTGTTCGAGGCATACCCGATGCCCGGCTGGGGCAAACTGGACGACAGACTGGCGCTCAGCGCACCGCGGGACGAAGCGGGGCGACGGCGAAATCGGTGATCCCGTCGGCGGGATCGACCGCCGCGCGGAACCCCAGCCGGGCGGCGGCCCGGCCGGGATCGGCGACGATGTGCCGGACGTCACCGCTGCGGTAGCGGCCGGTGATCTCCGGTTCGCCACGCCCGCGCGCTGCGCACAACCATTCGGCCACTTCCCGAATGGCCACCGGCCGCCCGGAACAGACGTTGAACGCCTCGAACCCGCCCGACTCGGCGGCGATGGCCGCGAGATTGGCGGCGGCGATGTCGTCGACGTGGACGAAATCGCGCATCTGCCCGCCGTCTTCGTAGACCTGCGGCAGCGTCCCCGCCTCCAGCGCCGACCGGAAGATCGCCGCCACACCCGAGTAGGGCGTGTCGCGCGGCATGCCGGGCCCGTACACGTTGTGGTAGCGCAGCGCGACGACCGACGCGCCCGTCGCCTCGGCCCAGGCCAGTGCGTAATGCTCCTGTGCCGCTTTGCTTGCCGCGTACAAACTGCGCGGACGCACCGGTTGATCCTCGTCGACCAGGCGCCACCGCAGCGGCTCACCGCCCAGCGGGCAGCGGTGTTCGAAGACCCCTCGATCCAGATCGGCCTTGGTGCGCGGCAGCGGGTCGACGGGCCCGTGAACATCGCAGTCGTACCGCCCCTGCCCGTACACCACCATCGACGACGCCAAAATCAGTCTGCGACAGCCGGTGGCATACATCTGGGCGAGCAGAACCGCGGTGGCGTAATCGTTGTTGGCCGCGTAGGCCGGCGCGTCGGCGGCGTCCACGCCGGCTCCGACGACCGCCGCCTGATGGCAGACCACGTCGACCCCGCGCAGCAGCGCGGCCAGTCCGTCGGCGTCGCGCAGGTCGAGGCGTGTGCAATCGTGCGGTACCTCGGCGCCGGGACCGTGCGCCGCGGTCAGCATGGCATCCACGGCCACCACCTCGTGCCCCGCGGCCCGCAACGCACCGGCGATGCGGCCACCGATGAACCCCGCGGCGCCGGTCAGCAGAACCCTCATCGGCTCAGATCTCCTCGGCCAGCGGCAGGCGCACCTCGAACCGGGCGCCCGTTCCCAGGTTGTGCGCCGACAACGTTCCCCGGTGGGCCTGCACCAAACCCGCCGCGATCGCCAATCCCAGCCCGGATCCACTGGGTAGCGACGAATCAGCGCGGGGCACACGGCCATTGGAGCCACGGTAGGCAATGTCGAAAACTCTGGGCAGGTCGGTCTCGTCGATGCCCACACCGGTGTCGTCGACGCGGGCCCACGCACCGAGGTCGTCGCGACCGGCCGTCAGCTCCACCCGCCCGCCCTCGGGGGTGTGCGCGATGGCGTTGGCGACGAGGTTGGACAGCACCCGCACCAGGGCCCGCCCGCTGCCGACGACGTGCACCGGCTGCGACGGCAAGCTGGCACGCAAGTGCACTCCGGCGCGTTCGGCCGCTATCCGGTGTGCGGCCACCACGTCGTCCACCACCTCGTCCAGGGCGACGGTGTCCAGCGCCGGTTGCACCGCGCCCGCGTTGATCTTCGACATCTCGAAGAGGTCGTCGACCATCTCCGAGAGTCGAATCGATTCCTGCTCTATGTGTTTGGCGTGTTCGCGGGTTTCGGCGCCGTCGACCAGGCCGTCGGCGATGGCTTCGGCAACCGCCCGGATCCCGGCCAGCGGTGTCCTCAGGTCGTGGCTGACGAAGGCCACCAACCGGCGCCGGGACTGTTCGGCGGCCCGCTCGGAATCGCGGATCTCCTGCTCCCACACGGTGCGGCGGGCCTGGTACCGGGCCAGCATGACCGCGGCCGGGATGGTGACCACCGAGACGATCACCAGGACGACCGCGGTGCGTTCGAAGGTCTCGGTGATCATGAAACCGCTGGCGCCCAGGACACCGGTGAAGGTGGCCAGCGTCGGAATGAGAACCAACGCCACCATGCTGACCGCCAGCGACCAGGAGCGCGCCAACCTGATGGTGAGCGCGCCGGCGATGACGACCGGCACTGAACACGCCAGCGCCCACCCCACGATCTCCCACACGTCGGTGGCCGGCATCGGCTAGTTCTCCCCGCTGATGTGTTCGGCGGTGCCCCAGAGATATCCCCGCCCCCAGACGGTCTGGATGCGGTGGTGGGCGCCGAGCTTGGCGCGCAACCGCTTGATGTGCACCGTGACGGTCGACATGTCCCCGAAGTCCCACTGCCACACCAGCTTCAGCAGTTGATCGCGGGAGTGCACCGTATCGGGATGCGACAGGAAGAAGGTCAGCAGATCGAACTCCCGCGCGGTCAAGCTGACCGGTCTGCCGTCCGCCGTCACGGTCCGCGCGGCGGTGTTCAGCCGCAGCCCCGCACAGTGCAATTCGGCGGGGAGTTCCGCCGGCGGCGGGGTGCGGCGCAACACCGATCGAACCCGCAGCGCCAGCTCACGCGGGCTGAACGGCTTGGTGAGATAGTCGTCGGCGCCCGCTTCCAGACCGGCGATGCGGTCATCCTCCTCACCGAGCGCGGTCAGCATGATCACCGGCATGCCGTAGTCGTCGCCGCGGCGCAGGCTGCGGCACAAGGTCAGACCGTCGGGGCCGGGCATCATCACATCGAGGATCGCCAGGTCGATGTGCAGGGATTGCAGCAACCGCAAAGCCTCTGCACCGTCCCCGGCCGCCGCCACCACGTGGCCGTCCCGTTCCAGATAGCGGCGCACCACGTCCCGGACCACGGGGTCGTCGTCGGCGATGAGTACCCTCGTCACCCCCGTGACACTACTGCGCCGACGTCGCGACCTGCAGCGATGTCACGGACTCGTCATTATTGCGCCCTTTCCATGCCCCTGCGGCAGGCATACGTTCGATGGCATGCGGCAATCCAGGGTGACGGTGGTGCTGCCTTGTCTGAACGAGGCGGCATCACTTCCCGGCGTGCTGGCGGCCGTCCCGCCCGGTTACCGCCCGCTGGTCGTCGACAACAACAGCACCGACGGCACCGCCGAGGTGGCCCGTGCCCACGCGGCCGAGGTCGTGCACGAGCGCAGGTCCGGCTACGGGGCCGCGGTGCACGCCGGGGTGCTGGCAGCCGACAGCCCGATCGTCGCAGTCCTGGACGCCGATGGATCGCTGGATCCCGCGGCACTGCCGGCGTTGGTGACCGAACTGGACAACGGTGCCGACCTGGTGGTCGGACGGCGCCGCCCGACACCGGGTACCCACTGGCCGTGGCACGCCCGGCTGGGAACCGCGGCGGTGTGTTGGCGGCTGCGCCACCGCCACGGCCTGCCGGTACACGACATCGCGCCCATCCGGGTGGCCCGCCGGGATGCCCTGCTGGCGCTGGGGATTGCCGACCGACGATCCGGGTATCCGCTGGAGTTGTTGGTGCTGGCAGCGCGCAATGGTTGGCGCGTAGTGGAACGCGATGTCAGCTATCGGTCGCGCACCGGCGGCCGGTCGAAGGTCAGCGGATCACTGCGTGGCAGCATCACCGCGGCGGTGGATTTCTGGCGGGCCATCACATGAGGGCGCCGTGGCCGGTGAACATCGTCGTGGTGGCCAAGGCACCGGTTCCCGGTATGGCCAAGACCCGGCTGGCGGCGACCATCGGCGCCGAATTGGCAGCCGATTTCGCGGCGGCCGCCCTGCTGGACACCCTCGACGCGGTGGCCGCCACCCCGGTGTCGGCCCGCACCGTCGTACTCACCGGTGATCTGCGCCGGGCCAGCGCCGCCGCCGAAATCCGGGAGCGATTGCAGGCCTTCACCGTCATCGGCCAGCGCGGCGCCGACTTCGCCGCCCGCCTGGCCAACGCCCACCGAGACGCGTCCCGCGCCGGATATCCGGTGCTGCAGATCGGCATGGACACCCCTCAGGTGAGTGCCGCACTGCTGGCCGAGTGCGCGCAGGCGCTGCTCGGTGCCGAGGCGGTCCTGGGCCCCGCCGACGACGGCGGCTGGTGGGCACTCGGGCTGTCCGACGCATCCGAGCCTGACTGGTTGGCGACCGTGCCGATGTCCCGGCCGGATACCGGCGCGCACACCCTTCGCGCCCTGCGCGGCCGTGGACTGGATGTCCGCCTACTGGCGACGCTGGCGGACGTGGACACCGTCCACGACGTGGAACCGGTTCGGCGCCAGTGTGACCCTGCCAGCCGGTTTGGCCGTGCGGCAAGCGCTTTGGAGGTCTGATGTTCGGTAACCTCTACGACCGCGCGCTCACCGGAGAGCGCTGCTGGATCCGGCACACCGACGGAACCGTGCATCGTCTGCCGGTACACAACTGGCTGGGTGGTCGGCATGCCGACGTGCGTTTCGACCGGGCGGTGCTGGACCGCTGCGACGGACCCACGATCGACCTGGGGTGCGGGCCGGGGCGGCTGGTCGCCGACCTGATCCGCCGTGGCATTCCCGCCCTCGGTGTGGACGTGTCGGCGACGGCGGTGGAATTGGCCCGGCGCAGCGGCGCACCGGCATTGCTGCGTGATGTCTTCGGCCCCCTTCCCGGCGCAGGACGGTGGCAGACGGTGGTGCTCGCGGACGGCAACATCGGGCTCGGCGGTGACCCGGTCAGGATTCTGCGGCGTGCCAGGGACCTGCTGAGTCACGGCGGGTGCTGCCTCGCCGAATTCGACTCGGCGCCAGGCGGAATACGCCACCAATGGGTGCGGTTGGAGTCACCCCGCACGATCGGCCCGTGGTTCCGTTGGGCGACAGTGGGATTCGACAATGCTGCGCGCGTCGCGGGGGAGGCCGGTCTGGCCATCACCGGGATTCATCCGATCGGTGAGCGGATGCTGGCCAGCCTGGCTCCGCGATGACCGGCGTGCGGGGGACCGCGGTGACCGCACGCGTCGGTATCGCGTTGGGTGTGGCCATCGCGGTGTGCTTCGGCACCGGACTGATCAGCCACCTGATCCAGCATCCGGTGCCCTGGTTCTCCTGGCCGACGAGGCCGGTCTGGCTGTACCGGTTCACCCAGGGCGCTCACGTCATCGCCGGCATCGCGGCTATCCCGCTGGCCATCGTCAAACTGTGGTCGGTGTGGCCGAAACTGTTCGAGCGTCCGGTGATCGGAGGTCTCACCCGCCAACTCGAGCGGCTGTCGATCCTGGTGCTGGTGGGATCGGTGCTGTTCGAGTTGTCCACCGGCCTGCTGAACATCGCCCAGTGGTACGTGTTCGGGTTCTTCTTCACCACCAGCCACTATGCGGTGGCCTATCTGGCGGCCGGGGCGGTGCTGGTACACGTCGCGGTCAAACTGCCGGTCATCCGCCGCGCGCTCGGTGATCGGATCGACGACGTGGCCGCCGGCGGCACCGTCGGGCCGACCCGGCGCACCGTGTTGCGGGGCACCTGGCTGGCGGTCGGCGTGGCGACGGTGGTCACCGCCGGGCAGACGATTCCGCTGCTGCGGCAGGTGTCGGTGCTGGCGCCCCGGTCCGGGGCGGGGCCGCAGGGGCTTCCGGTCAATCGCACCGCGATCGCGGCCGGTGTCCTGCGCCGGGCCTACGCTCCCGATTACCGGCTGACCGTCGTCGACGGGGCGGTGACCCGGTCGTTCACGCTGGCCGAACTGACCGCACTGCCGCAGGTGACGCACCGGCTGCCGATCGCATGTGTCGAGGGCTGGAGCGCGGATGCCGACTGGACCGGTGTCGTGCTGGCCGACCTGCTGGCGGCGGCCGGTGCAGGTCTGGACCGGGAGCTGCGGATGGTGTCCCTGGAACCTCCCGGCCCCTACTCGAGAACCGTGCTGCCTGCCGCGCATGCGCGCGATCGGATGACCTTGATTGCGTTGCGGCTCAACGGCGAACCGTTGCACGCCGACCACGGCTATCCGTGCCGGCTCATCGCACCGTCGCGTCCCGGGGTACTGCAGACCAAGTGGCTCAGCCGGATCGAGGTGATTCCGTGACCGCCGTGCGGGCAGGGCTGTTGCTGGCGGGTGCCGGGTTGGCGGGTTACGGCGCCTGGTTGTTGTCGGGCCAGCCGCCGGTGGTTCTGCTGCGCATGCTGACATGGGCGCTGGCGGCCGTGTTGATCCACGATCTGGTTTTCGCGCCGCTGTGTACGGCCGCCGGCTGGGCGGGCCGTCGGATCCTGCCGCAGCGCTGGTGGGCCCCGGTGGCGGTGGCCGGGTTGTGCACCGTCGTGCTCCTGGTGTTGGCGATTCCGGTGTACGACAAACCGGGGCTGCGGCCGGACAACAACACGGTGTTGAACCGGGATTATCCACGTGGCCTGTGGCTCAGCCTTGCGGTGGTGTGGCTGGCCGTGCTCGGGTATCGATTCATGGTGCGGCGCCTACCAATTCGTGAGAATGAGGTGGTTGAGCGCCAGCGCGCCGACGACGTTGACGGCCAGCCACCAGCGGCGTGACGACGCGGGTAGCAAGGCCCCCGCCGCGGTGAGCCAGACCGTGAACGGCAACCAGATCCGCTCCGTCTCGGCCTTGCTCAGCATGCTCAGATCGGCACAGACGACGGCCAACAGCGCGCCGAACAGCACCAGCACGAGCCCCCGGTGCTCGCGCAGCGCGGCACGGTCGAAGGCCCGGCTCAGGCCGGCGACCGAACCCAGCCCGATCGCGCAGACCACCGAGGCCAGGTTCGCCCAGGACCAGTACGCGAACGGCCGGTCGGCCGCAATGCCCTGCCAATATCGTTGCTGCACCAAGGTGTAGCCGTCGAACCACCAGAACCCGGCCACCGCGAACGCACCGGCCACCAGCCCGGCGGCGACGGCCGAGGCAGTCAGCAGCCGCACCGCGGTGCGCCGGTCGGTGGTGAGCAGGACCGCCAGCGCGGGCAACCCGATCAGCGCGAGCCCGTAGTTGAGGAAGATGCCCCAACCCAGCAACAACCCCGCTGCCAGGCCCAGAGAAACCGGGTGTCGGCTGCGGGTGGCCAGGGCCAGCAGAGCGATGCCCCACGCCGCGACTCCGGCGTAGTAACCGTCGGCCGACACCGCGATCCAGATCGCCGTGGGGGCCACCGCCACAAAGGGTGCCGCGGCCCGGGCCAGAGCTTCGCCGCAGAGGACCCGGACCGTGACGACGATCGCCGCCGCGGCGCTGGAGCCGATGAGCAGACACCACCATCCCGCCCACGCGCCGCCGCCCAAGCCCAGTCGATCCAGCCAGACGAAGGTCAGCAACGCACCGGGCGGATGGCCGGAGACGTGGGTGATCCAGGAGTCGGGCTGGTAGTCGAGAATCCTGGCCGAGAAGGTGCGGACCGCTTCGGGGATATCGGTGACCGTCGGCACCTGGCGCAGATACTCATGGCGGGCGGTCAGGCGCCCGGCGAACCCGCGCTGCCAGCCGTCCACCATCGCCAGCGCGAACGCCCACCCGCATGCGGTGGCCCAGGACGCCCAGGGCAGAGCACGCCATGGGAGCCGGTCTGCCACCGCCGGCCCCCACCACACGACCGCGGCACCGATCAGCAAGGCGGGACCCGATCCCCATCCGACATGCGCGTCCCACCAACCGAAGATCGGCGCGGTCTGGGCGAACGCCCTGATCTGGTCGGCGGAACTGTGGATCAGCGGGGTGACGCTGCCGAGGTGCAGATGGGGTACCGCGAACGCGGCGATGACGAGGAGCAGTCCGGCGCCCGCGGCGGCGGCTTCTCGGCTACGGACCTTCACACCCGACCACGTTATGGGACGCGGGCCGGCGCAGACCTGACGAAACGGTGACGTTGCGGCCGGTCAGCCGCACCGCCCTCACGAACAGTCGAAGCAGACCCGGGCGTCCTCGTCGGCCATGTTGTGCCGGTGATGGACCAGAAGACAACGACTGCAGACGAATTCGTCGAACTGATAGGGCAGCAACCCCACGGTGTCGCCGCGGCGCGCAAGATCGTGAGTCATGGTCACTGGCGGGTCCCTTCGAGTGCGGTATCACTGGCCTCAAACGCTGCGAGGATGATGCCCGCGCCACGCCCGTTATAAACCGGTTACCGCCGGCGGAGCTCGATGACGGGGATCACCCGGGTGGTCTTGGCCTGGTACTCGCCGAATCCGGGGGCCTGCTCGACGATGCGGTCATAGGCGTCGTCGCGTTCGGCGCGCGGTAGTTCGCAGGCCAACACGTCGTAGCTCTCGGTACCGATCTCGATATGGGCATGCGGATCGGCCCGCAGGTTGTGCAGCCAGGCCGGATCATGGTCGGCGCCCGCATAGGAACCGACGATGAGCAGTTTTCCGTCCAGCTCGAACGCCATCACCGGGTTGACCCGGGTCTGACCCGACTTGGCGCCGGTGGTGTGCAGCAACAGCAAGGTGTGCCCCTCGAAGGGGCCGCCCACTTTGCCGTCGTTGGCTCGGAACTCGGCGATGATCGAGTCATTCCAGTTGTCCGCCATGGTCGTCCGCTCCTCGGTGGGGTGGTCAGCTGCCGGGCCACTCTCCGGTTGCTCGCTCGAACATCCGGGCTCCCTGGCGATCGATCACCGTCTTGACGACGGAGAAGATCACGCCCTGCAGCGCCGCGGCCAGCAGTATCTCCCGGAAGGAGTATTCCGTCTGCAACGCACCGGGCGGGTCGGTTTGCTTCTTGTTGCCCACCGACCGTGCGGCGAGTTTCCAGACCTGTTTGAAGATCGCCCCGGCGACCAGGCCGCCGGCCACCGAACTGGCCAGGCCGACCGGCCGATACAGCACCCGGGCGGCCACACTGGGCTTGTTCGCGGCCATCGTCACCTCTCTTGTTTCTTGCGCCGCCAGATCACCAGGCCGATGACGGCCGCCGCCGCCCCTATCAGGGCCAGCGGAACTTTCCTGGCCGCGGCGGCGTCCTTGGTGTCGCGAGCGCGGTCGACGAGGTGGTCCTTGGTCGCCCGCGCCGTCTCGGTGGCCTTGTCCTGGACACGTCCCTTCACATCCAACTTGTCCGACAGTGCGCTCACCGTTTCGCCGAGTTCGTGCCGCGTCCGCTCGATATCGCGCTCGATCTCGTCGACGGCGGCATCGGCGCGCAACTCCGCGCGTGGTTGCTCAGGACCGGTCATGGCGCGCTCCCTTCACCTCGTCGATATCGGTCTTGACGCTGGTGACAACCTCGCGGGCGGCCGGCGGTACCTGCTGCACCTCTTTCCTGGCCACCACGCCGGCTATCGCTGCGGCAACGAACAGCAGCGCCGCGACGATCAGGCAGGATGCCCAGACCGGTAGGACCAGCGCCAGCGCGGCGGCTGCGGCGGCGACCACCGTGAGAAAGCCGGTGCCCGCCAGCAGGCCCGCGGTGCCGAACAAACCGGCGCCGAGGCCGGCTCGCTTCGCCGAGAGTTGAAATTCCTTCTGCGCCAACAGGATCTCATCCCGCACCAACCGTGACGTCTGGGCGGACAGCTGGGTCATCAGTTCGGTGACCGATGCCTCGTCCGCCGGTCGATGTGCAACGCTCGCCTCCGCCATCACACGCTTCCCTTCGCTCGCAGCTTCTCCGGCTGTGCCCGTCCGGAGGCGCCGTTAAACATCGCGGCACGCCCACATCAAGATCACCGTGAGTTATGACTTGGCCATGTCGAATGGGTATTGTCGGTTCTGTCACTGAAGCAGACGGTCAGCGCGACCAGGGTGACCTTCATACGTACTTTTTGAAGGACGTGATCATCCATGCGCGCCCCCTTGGATCCACCGCTCATGCCGGCACCGGTTGCCGGTGCCGCCGGGTTACCCGGTGCGCGGTTGTCGTTGTTGCTGGTCGAGGACGACCGCGCCGACGCCCTGCTGGTGGAGGAGCTGATCGCCGATACCGCCGCCGACATCGACTTCGTCTGGTCGCATTCGATGTCCGATACCGAGAGCAAACTTGCAGCGGCCCGGCCGGACTGCGTGTTGCTGGACCTGAACCTGCCCGACGCCGACGGCATCGACGCGCTGCACCGGATGGGCAAACTCGACCCCACCATTCCGATCATCGTGCTGACCGGACTCAACGACGAGCACTTCGGTGTCTCCGCGGTGGCCTCGGGTGCGCAGGACTACCTGGTCAAGGGGCGGGTGGACCCGGACACGCTGCGCCGCGCGGTGCTCTACGCCATCGAGCGCAAACGCGCCGAGCTCACGGCGGTGGACCTGCACGCCAGCCGGCTGCGCGCGGCCGAGAACGCGCGGCTGGAACGCGGGTTGCTGCCGTTACCGCTGCTGCTCGACGAGCCGGGGGTCAACATCGTCACCCAATCCCTGCCGAGCCGGCGCGAGGCCCTGCTCGGCGGTGATTTCTTCGACGTGGTGCAGACCGCGGACCGCACGGTGCACGTCATGATCGGCGACGTGTCCGGGCACGGCCCGGACGAGGCAGCACTCGGCGTCGCGCTGCGCATCGGCTGGCGGGCGCTGACCTTCGCCGGTCTGCGCGGAAACGACCGCATGCGTCAGCTGGACCGGATCCTGATGACCGAGCGCCCGGGCCGCGGGACGTTCGCCACGCTGCTGAGCGTCGCACTGGACCCGGACACCGGCGCGTTCAACGTGGTGCGTGCCGGGCACCCCGGCATGCTGCTGCACGGCGCGGGCACCGTGGAGTGGCTCGAACCCGCGGCCGGCCCGGCGCTGGGCCTGGGCGCCACCGAGTGGCCGGTCAACCGCCTGCAACTGCCGAAGAATCACGGTCTGCTCCTGCTCACCGACGGTTTGTTCGAGGGGCATTCGGGGCGCGGGGAGGAACGACTCGGGGAAGACGGTCTGCTGGCGC is a genomic window containing:
- a CDS encoding sensor histidine kinase; its protein translation is MPATDVWEIVGWALACSVPVVIAGALTIRLARSWSLAVSMVALVLIPTLATFTGVLGASGFMITETFERTAVVLVIVSVVTIPAAVMLARYQARRTVWEQEIRDSERAAEQSRRRLVAFVSHDLRTPLAGIRAVAEAIADGLVDGAETREHAKHIEQESIRLSEMVDDLFEMSKINAGAVQPALDTVALDEVVDDVVAAHRIAAERAGVHLRASLPSQPVHVVGSGRALVRVLSNLVANAIAHTPEGGRVELTAGRDDLGAWARVDDTGVGIDETDLPRVFDIAYRGSNGRVPRADSSLPSGSGLGLAIAAGLVQAHRGTLSAHNLGTGARFEVRLPLAEEI
- a CDS encoding TIGR04282 family arsenosugar biosynthesis glycosyltransferase; this encodes MRAPWPVNIVVVAKAPVPGMAKTRLAATIGAELAADFAAAALLDTLDAVAATPVSARTVVLTGDLRRASAAAEIRERLQAFTVIGQRGADFAARLANAHRDASRAGYPVLQIGMDTPQVSAALLAECAQALLGAEAVLGPADDGGWWALGLSDASEPDWLATVPMSRPDTGAHTLRALRGRGLDVRLLATLADVDTVHDVEPVRRQCDPASRFGRAASALEV
- a CDS encoding HAD family hydrolase → MRPASSDVPAVLFDVDGTLVDSNYVHVHAWVRAFEVEDQPVSAWRVHRCIGMDGDTLIRTLARGADEAMQHRLKDHHGQFYREMASLLTVLPGARDLLHRVSDLGMHVVLVTSAPEDELMLLRRVLDCDDVISMVTSSRDVDMAKPDPGIVHVALDRAGVDASCAVFVGDSTWDALAARRAGVVTIGLRSGGVGTCELDCAGAKVIYDDPRDLLANLDTSPIAALSATVRPDPLTC
- a CDS encoding nitroreductase family deazaflavin-dependent oxidoreductase → MADNWNDSIIAEFRANDGKVGGPFEGHTLLLLHTTGAKSGQTRVNPVMAFELDGKLLIVGSYAGADHDPAWLHNLRADPHAHIEIGTESYDVLACELPRAERDDAYDRIVEQAPGFGEYQAKTTRVIPVIELRRR
- a CDS encoding methyltransferase domain-containing protein; this translates as MFGNLYDRALTGERCWIRHTDGTVHRLPVHNWLGGRHADVRFDRAVLDRCDGPTIDLGCGPGRLVADLIRRGIPALGVDVSATAVELARRSGAPALLRDVFGPLPGAGRWQTVVLADGNIGLGGDPVRILRRARDLLSHGGCCLAEFDSAPGGIRHQWVRLESPRTIGPWFRWATVGFDNAARVAGEAGLAITGIHPIGERMLASLAPR
- a CDS encoding DUF4193 family protein — encoded protein: MTHDLARRGDTVGLLPYQFDEFVCSRCLLVHHRHNMADEDARVCFDCS
- a CDS encoding DUF4235 domain-containing protein, with the protein product MAANKPSVAARVLYRPVGLASSVAGGLVAGAIFKQVWKLAARSVGNKKQTDPPGALQTEYSFREILLAAALQGVIFSVVKTVIDRQGARMFERATGEWPGS
- a CDS encoding molybdopterin-dependent oxidoreductase; protein product: MTGVRGTAVTARVGIALGVAIAVCFGTGLISHLIQHPVPWFSWPTRPVWLYRFTQGAHVIAGIAAIPLAIVKLWSVWPKLFERPVIGGLTRQLERLSILVLVGSVLFELSTGLLNIAQWYVFGFFFTTSHYAVAYLAAGAVLVHVAVKLPVIRRALGDRIDDVAAGGTVGPTRRTVLRGTWLAVGVATVVTAGQTIPLLRQVSVLAPRSGAGPQGLPVNRTAIAAGVLRRAYAPDYRLTVVDGAVTRSFTLAELTALPQVTHRLPIACVEGWSADADWTGVVLADLLAAAGAGLDRELRMVSLEPPGPYSRTVLPAAHARDRMTLIALRLNGEPLHADHGYPCRLIAPSRPGVLQTKWLSRIEVIP
- a CDS encoding phage holin family protein, whose protein sequence is MAEASVAHRPADEASVTELMTQLSAQTSRLVRDEILLAQKEFQLSAKRAGLGAGLFGTAGLLAGTGFLTVVAAAAAALALVLPVWASCLIVAALLFVAAAIAGVVARKEVQQVPPAAREVVTSVKTDIDEVKGARHDRS
- a CDS encoding DUF3618 domain-containing protein, whose amino-acid sequence is MTGPEQPRAELRADAAVDEIERDIERTRHELGETVSALSDKLDVKGRVQDKATETARATKDHLVDRARDTKDAAAARKVPLALIGAAAAVIGLVIWRRKKQER
- a CDS encoding PP2C family protein-serine/threonine phosphatase → MRAPLDPPLMPAPVAGAAGLPGARLSLLLVEDDRADALLVEELIADTAADIDFVWSHSMSDTESKLAAARPDCVLLDLNLPDADGIDALHRMGKLDPTIPIIVLTGLNDEHFGVSAVASGAQDYLVKGRVDPDTLRRAVLYAIERKRAELTAVDLHASRLRAAENARLERGLLPLPLLLDEPGVNIVTQSLPSRREALLGGDFFDVVQTADRTVHVMIGDVSGHGPDEAALGVALRIGWRALTFAGLRGNDRMRQLDRILMTERPGRGTFATLLSVALDPDTGAFNVVRAGHPGMLLHGAGTVEWLEPAAGPALGLGATEWPVNRLQLPKNHGLLLLTDGLFEGHSGRGEERLGEDGLLALARSVAELPGPDFVHALISQADARARPRGGLTDDIAVIRVERDGREPGPTR
- a CDS encoding NAD-dependent epimerase/dehydratase family protein; this encodes MRVLLTGAAGFIGGRIAGALRAAGHEVVAVDAMLTAAHGPGAEVPHDCTRLDLRDADGLAALLRGVDVVCHQAAVVGAGVDAADAPAYAANNDYATAVLLAQMYATGCRRLILASSMVVYGQGRYDCDVHGPVDPLPRTKADLDRGVFEHRCPLGGEPLRWRLVDEDQPVRPRSLYAASKAAQEHYALAWAEATGASVVALRYHNVYGPGMPRDTPYSGVAAIFRSALEAGTLPQVYEDGGQMRDFVHVDDIAAANLAAIAAESGGFEAFNVCSGRPVAIREVAEWLCAARGRGEPEITGRYRSGDVRHIVADPGRAAARLGFRAAVDPADGITDFAVAPLRPAVR
- a CDS encoding response regulator transcription factor; this translates as MTRVLIADDDPVVRDVVRRYLERDGHVVAAAGDGAEALRLLQSLHIDLAILDVMMPGPDGLTLCRSLRRGDDYGMPVIMLTALGEEDDRIAGLEAGADDYLTKPFSPRELALRVRSVLRRTPPPAELPAELHCAGLRLNTAARTVTADGRPVSLTAREFDLLTFFLSHPDTVHSRDQLLKLVWQWDFGDMSTVTVHIKRLRAKLGAHHRIQTVWGRGYLWGTAEHISGEN
- a CDS encoding glycosyltransferase family 2 protein, which gives rise to MRQSRVTVVLPCLNEAASLPGVLAAVPPGYRPLVVDNNSTDGTAEVARAHAAEVVHERRSGYGAAVHAGVLAADSPIVAVLDADGSLDPAALPALVTELDNGADLVVGRRRPTPGTHWPWHARLGTAAVCWRLRHRHGLPVHDIAPIRVARRDALLALGIADRRSGYPLELLVLAARNGWRVVERDVSYRSRTGGRSKVSGSLRGSITAAVDFWRAIT